The Sphingobium sp. JS3065 genomic sequence TAATAGCCAAGGCCTGCCCAGGCGGCCATGACATCCGCATCCGCCGCCGCCGCCAGCGCCGCCACATCGGGCCAGCGCTGCGTGAATTTCGCGAAATAAGGTCCGACCGCCGCCACTGTCGTCTGCTGGAGCATCACCTCCGACAGCCAGACGGGGTAGGGGTCGGCCGCATTGGCGCCCGGCGGGGCGCGCCAGGGCAGCTTGCGCGCATGGACATCATAATGGGCGAGCAGATCGGATGCTATTTTCCGGATGTTTCCCTCGACGCGCATGGCGACCCTATGCCATTAAGAAGCCCATGACGGAACGCCCAGAAACCCCTAAAAAAATGGCGACCCCAAAAACGAAAAGCCGCAAGGAGCAGGCTCAGGACCGCCCGCGCATCGGCGCGCCGCGCCGGATCGCGGACCTGATGCCCGCCATCGGCGCCGCCGCCTTCCGCAAATTCGGCTTCGTCCAGTCCAGCATCGTCACTCGCTGGGCGGAGATTGTGGGTGCCCATTATGCCGGGATCAGCGAACCCGAATCGATCCGTTTCCCGGCGGGCAAGAAGGCAGGCGGCACGCTGCAACTGACCGTCATGAGCGGCCATGCGCCGATGATCCAGCATGTGCTGCCCGACATTATCGACCGGGTGAACCGCTTCTTCGGCTATGCCGCCGTCGCCAAGGTCGCGATGAGGCAGGGCATGGTTCAGCCCCGGCAGCCGGAACGCCGCCCCCCACCGCGCAACCTGAAGCCCATTCCGGTCGAACTGGGCGATTCCCTGCGCGACATTGGCGACCCCGAACTGCGGGCGGTGCTGGAATCGCTGGCGCAGGGGCTGGCGAATAGCGGGGGTTTGCCCAAGATCGGCTAGGGTGTTTGCGGACCTATCCTATTCCTCCCCATCGGAAGATGGGGAGGGGGACCATGCGAAGCATGGTGGAGGGGAACGGGGCACGACCTCCGAATTTCCCCTCCACCACCGCCTTCGGCGGCGGTCCCCCTCCCCACGCTGCGCGTAGGGAGGAATGATGATCGCTCATGGCCATTTCCTGCCTTCGCACGTTGCGCTTGGGGACAGGAAGTATACATCATAGCCATCTTTGCCGTGACAGGGGCGGCGCATCAACGGACCACCGCATGACGAAATTTCGCCTGGCTTTCCTCTCCCTGCTCGCCGTTCCGGCGGGCCTTATCGCAGCCCCCGCCGCCAATTGGGTGAGCCGGGTCGCCCTGTCCCCGATCGGGGGTCATGTGCTGGGCAATCCCGCCGCGCCGACCAAGCTGGTCGAATATGTGAGCTACACCTGCTCCCACTGCGCCCATTTCGTGGCGGAGGCCAGCGCCCCCCTGCGCGCCGATTATGTGAAGGGCGGCAAGCTCAGCGTAGAGGTGCGCAATGCGGTGCGCGACAAATATGACCTGGCCGCCGCCCTGCTTGCCCGTTGCGGCGGCCCTGGTCGCTTCTTCGGCAATCATGAGGCCCTGTTCGCCAACCAGGGCGCATGGATGGAAAAGCTGATCGCCTATGAAAAGGACGCGGCCAAGCCGGCCGATCAGAACGCCGCCCTGCGCGACATCGGGCAGAAGACCGGCCTTTATGCCCTGATGGCGAAACGCGGCTTCAAGCCCGCGCAGTTGGACGCCTGCATCAACGATCCCGCCTCCATGAAGCAGATCCTGGCCATGACCGACGAAGCGTGGAACAAGGTGCGGATTGGCGGCACGCCTTCCTTCACGGTGAACGGCACGCTGGTCCAGGGGTCTGACTGGACGCGGTTGCAGGCGGCATTGCCCTGATCTAAACCGTGCAGGATAACGCCCGACAAACGGAGCCTGAATAACGTGAAAGCCCTTTCCGGACTTGCCCTCATCGCCCTTTGCCTGACCGTCGCCGCCTGCGGCAAGAAGGATGCGGGGGGCACCACTTCAGCCGAACCGGTCGCCGCCGTTGCCGCGCCTGCGGGCACGACATGGTCCGAAACCGTCGCCACCACGCCCGAGGGCCATTTCATCATGGGCAACCCCAATGCGAAGGTGAAGCTGATCGAATATGGTTCCTACACCTGTTCGCACTGCCGCGATTTCGCCGCTGAATCGGCCGAGGAGATCAAGCAGATCGTCGACAGCGGCAAGATGAGCTTCGAATTCCGCAACTATGTGCGCGATCCCATCGACATTTCGACCGCGCTGCTAGCGCGCTGCGGCGGCAAGGACATATTCTATCCCCTGTCCGACCAGTTCTTCGCCAACCAGAACGCGATGTTCGAAAAGGCGCAGGCGCTGGGCGACGAGAAATACAAGGCGCTGATGAGCGCCCCCCCGGCCGAGCGTTTCGGCCAGCTTGCCCAGGCGATCGGCCTGGTCGACTTCGCCAAGCAGCGCGGCATAGCGGAAGATCAGGCAAAACAGTGCCTGGCCGACACCGCCGCCGCCGAAAAGCTGGCCAAGGGCGTGGAAGAGGCGAACGCCCAATATAAGATCGAGGGCACGCCGAGCTTCATCCTGAACGGCGTGATGGTGGAGAATACCGCCGCCTGGCCGGCGCTGCGCACCAAGCTCAAGGAAGCGGGACTCTAAAAATCAGGGATTTGGGATTGGACAAGAGGGGGATGACGACATCGATGCGGCGTCCCGCTGGGGGCGGGGCGGCTTTGCGCTGCCCTGATCTTGTCCGATGCAGATAAAGCGTCTCAAACTTTCCGGCTTCAAGAGCTTCGTCGACCCGACGGAGTTGCGCATCGAACCCGGCCTGACCGGCATTGTCGGTCCCAATGGCTGCGGCAAGTCGAACCTGCTGGAAGCGATCCGTTGGGTCATGGGCGAATCCAGCGCCAAGTCGATGCGCGGCGGCGGCATGGAGGATGTGATCTTCGCGGGCACCGCCACCCGCCCCCAGCGGGATTTTGCCGAAGTCTCGCTGATGACCGTGCAGGAACAGGGCGAACTGTTCAACGCGGTAGAAGTCGCCGCCGACGGCGAACTGGAAGTCACCCGCCGCATCGAACGCGGCGCGGGCAGCGCCTATCGCGCCAATGGCCGCGACGTCCGGGCCAAGGACATCGCGCTGATCTTCGCCGACGCCGCCACCGGGCCGCACAGCCCGGCTCTGGTCAGCCAGGGCCGCATCGCCGCCGTCATCGCCGCCCGCCCGCAGGAACGCCGCGCCATGCTGGAGGAAGCGGCGGGCATTTCCGGCCTCCACGTCCGCCGCAAGGATGCCGAGCAGAAGCTGCGCGCCGCCGAAGCCAATCTCATGCGGCTGGACGAAATCCTTTCCGACATGGAGGCGCGCGCCAACAGCCTGCGCCGTCAGGCCAAGGCGGCGGAACGCTATATCCGCCTGTCCGAACAGATCCGCATTGCCGAGGGCCGCGTGATCTTCGCCCGCTGGCGCGAAGCTGCCGCGTCCGCCGACGCCGCCCGTGCCGAGGCGAAACAGGCCGAAACCGCCGTCGCCGCCGCGCAGGAAGCCCAGCAGGCCGCCGCCGTCCACGCCAATGCCGCCGTCGAAGCGCTGGCGCAAAAACGCGCCGCCGCCCAGGCTGCCCGCGACGCGGCCAGCGAGGCAGGACACAGGCTCACGGCGCTGCGCACCGAACGCGACGGCGTGGTTCGCCGCCTCCACGACCTGGCCCAGCAGGCGGACCGGCTGGAGGAAGACCGGGACCGCGAAGGCACGCTGGCCAATGACGCGGCGGAGGCGATCGCCCGCCTCACCGACGAAATCGCCGCGCTCAAGGCCCGCATCACCGAAACCGAAGCGATGCGCCCCGATTTCGCCGGCCGCATCGCCCGCGCCGACGATGCCGCCCGCGACGCCGAACTCGACCTTGCCAAGGCGATGGCGAAACAGGCGGGCGAGCAGGCCGAGCTGCGCGTGGCGGAGGCCGCTCTCGCCGCCGCCCGCAGCCGCCTCGACCGCGCTGCCCGCGAGGCGCAAAGGCTCGAATCCGAAGCCGCCGCCCTGCCCGACGCCGCCCCGCTGGAGGCCAAACGCGCCGAAGCCCTTGCTGCCCAGCAACAGGCCAGCGCCGACCGCGATTCTGCCGAAGCCGCGATCCGCACCGCCGAAGCCAGCCGCGCGCAAGCCGCCGAGCAGCGCGCCACCGCCGAAACCGCACTCTCTTCCGCCCGCGCCACCCTCGCCGCGCTGGACAGCGAAGCCGCTGCCCTGAAACGCGCGGTGGAAAATGGCACCGGCAACCGCAGCCGCGCACTCGACCGGTTGAAGGCCGCCCCCGGCTATGAACGCGCCCTTGCCGCCGCGCTGGGCGACGATCTGGAGGCCCCTATCGCCGCCGAGGGCAAACGCCGCTGGGCAGGCGCAACGGCACTCGACAGCGACCCCGCTCTGCCCGCGGGCTGCACGGCGCTGTCCACCCACGTCACCGCCCCGCCCGAACTGGCCCGCCGCCTTGCCCAGGTCGCGGTGGCGGAGAGCGACGAAAACCAGCCCCTGGCCGTCGGCCAGCGCCTCGTCACCAGGGATGGCCAGCTTCGCCGCTGGGACGGCTATGTCGCGGCGGAAGGGGGCGCGGCCGCCGCCGAACGCCTGATCCGCCTCAACCGCCTGGACGCCATCGCCGCCGCTCGCCCCGCCGCCGAGGCCGAAGTCGAGACCGCCCGCACAGCGCAGGACGCTGCCGCCGCCCGCGAGCGCGACGCCGCCCAGACGCTCGCCACCGGCCGCACGCAACTTGGCAATTCGGACCAGCGCCTGCGCACCGCCCTGCGCGCCGCCGACGAAGCCGCCGCCGCGCTGGAACGCCTGACCGACCGCCGCGAGGCGATTGAAGAACGCCTCGCCGAAGCCCGCGCCGACCTTGCCTCCGCACAGGCCGAACATGACAAGGCGCAAACCGCCCGCACGGCCATGCCCGATGGCGAGGAAACCCGCACCCTCGTCACCACGCTGCAACAGGCCAGCGAAAAGGCCCGCCTTGCCGTCAGCCAGCTTCAGGCCGATCAGGCGCTGGCCGACCGCGCGCTCGCCAGCGACCGCGAACGCATGGCCGCCGCGGACGCCGAAGCCAGGGGCTGGCGCGCCCGCGCAGGGGAAGCCGCCAAGCGCATCGCCGCCATGGTCGAACGCAACGACGCCATCGCCCGGGAACGCGCCGAAATCGCGGACCAGCCCGACCAGCTTGCCGCCACCATCGCCACGCTCAGCGAACAGGGCGATGCGCTGACCCAAGCCGCCGACGCCGCCCGCCGCGAGGAAAGCGAGGCCGAAGCCGCCCTGCGCACCGCCGAACAGCGCGCCGCTCAGGCTGGCGAAACCCTCGCCGGATGCCGGGAGGCCCGCGCCACCGCCGTCGCCCGCGCCGAAGCCGCCGACGAAAAGCGCGTCGAAACCAACCGCCTCTCGGGCGAACGCTTCGAATGCCCGCCCCCGGTCCTGCCGGAAAAACTGGGCTTCGCCAGCGCCGACATCCGCATCGCCCAGTCCGAACAGGCCGAGCATGACCGCCTGGCAGCGGAGCGCGAGCGCATCGGCCCGGTCAACCTGGTCGCCGCGCAGGAACTGGAGGAACTGGAAACCACCCAGGCCAACAGCCGCGCCGAAAGCGAGGAGTTGAGCCAGGCGATCAACCGCCTGCGCGGTTCCATCGGCAGCCTCAACCGCGAAGGCCGCCAGCGCCTGCTCGCCGCGTTCGAGGCGGTGGACGGCCATTTCCGCCGCCTGTTCACCACCCTGTTCAACGGCGGCCAGGCGCATCTGGAACTGATCGATAGCGACGATCCGCTGGAGGCGGGCCTGGAGATCATGGCCCAGCCGCCGGGCAAGAAGCTCGCCGCCCTGACGCTGCTTTCAGGGGGCGAACAGGCGCTGACCGCCGTGGCGCTGATCTTCGGGCTGTTCCTGACGAATCCCGCGCCGATCTGCGTGCTGGACGAGGTCGACGCCCCGCTGGACGACGCCAATGTCGAACGCTTCTGCGACCTGCTCGACGCGATGGTGGGACAGACCGACACCCGTTACCTGATCGTCAGCCACAATGCCGTGACCATGGCCCGCATGCACCGCCTGTTCGGCGTGACGATGGTGGAGCAGGGGGTGAGCCGCCTCGTCTCCGTCAACCTGGGCGGCGCGGAGGCGCTTCTGGCCGCCGAATGAAGCGCGGCTCCTGAAGTTCAATCCCGGTCCATCCACCCCCGCATCCGCCGGAACAGGCCCCGCTCCGCGACAGGCTCCAGCATTTCGCCCGGCCCTTCGGGATCGAGCGCCTCATTATCCGCCAGCCAGGCCTGAACATCGTTCAAGTCCGGCGTCACATAGGGCCGCAGGGTCCGCCCCGCCTTTTCCCGCAACTGGTCGATCGCGCCGATCAGTCCGCGCTCCGCGATCACCGCCGCCACCCGTTCGACCGGCAGGTCCAGATGCTCGGCGACCAGATCGTCGCGAATCGCCCGGATCATATCCTCCCGCCCTGCATTGGCCGCCAGCGCCGCATCGATCGTCACGTCGCATTCGGTATCCAGCCGCATCGACCGGTTGTTCATGTTGGACGACCCGACCCGCAACACCCGGTCATCGACGATCAATATCTTGGCATGGACATAGATCGGCGCCCCGCGCGCGGTGAAGGGATGGTATAATCGCAGCCGCCCATGCGCATCCCGCGCCTTCAACGCCTCGAACAGGCGCGCACGCGCGGTATCCATCGCCTGCTGCTCCAGCCAGCCATCGGCCTGCTCCGGATTGACGATGACGATCTGCGGCCCGTCTTCCTCGCCCAGCCGGGCGGCGATGGCCTCGGCAATGCGGCGGGACGCGAAATATTGGCTCTCCGCGTAAATATATCGCCGGGCCGACGCGATCTGGTTCACGAAAAGCCGCTCGATCTCGACCAGCGGCTCCTGATCCTCCATCTCCGGCGCGGAGCGGGATATGGCGACGTCCACATCCTCGAACTGCACCGGCAGCGCGTCGGGCCAGCAATCGTCCACGCGCCCGACCGGCTCCAGCGCCCCTCCGCCAGCCCCCTTCCACCGGTTCCGGGCATGTTCGCCCAGGGCCGCCGCGACCGGCCCCTGCAAGGCCGTCGTCGCATCGTGCCACGGCCCATAGGCCGACCCGTCCGGATGCCGCCGCCCCGGATCGTCATCGCGATGATGCCGGGTGTCCCAACGATCCCTCGTCATGTCGATCCCGCCGCAAAAGGCGAAGCAATCGTCGATCACCACGATCTTCTGATGGTGGGAGGCGGCCGTGGGATGATGGCTGTCCAGCTTTACCGTGATGCGCGAATGGGCCATCCAGCGGACCGTGGTGAACAGGTTCGATGGCCGCACCATCGATTTCATCGCCCCCACGTCCCAGCGCAGCAGATAGATTTCCAGCTCCGGCGTCCGTTCCACCAGCCAGCTTATGAAGTCGCCGATCACCACCGGCGCGCCATCGGCCGCCTCATCCTCCCGGATCAGGCTGATCGCGGCGTCGAAGTCCCAGCCGACCAGCATGATCCGCTTCTTCGCCTTCATCATCGCGGCGCGGGCATGTTGGAAATAGGCATCCGCATCGACGATCACGCTCGCCTTCAGGGCGCGCTCGATACGCCAGCAATCCTCGCCCTCGCGCGGGCCGCTCATGCGCTGCCCACCACCAGGCAACCCAGGAACATGAGCAGTCCGGCAAAGCGGTTGGACCGGAATTTCGTCAAGGGATCGACCCCGTCCTCCTTCAAGGTCGCCACCTGCCAGCCCAGATGCACCGCCATCGGCAGCAGCGCCGCCAGCGCCAGCCCCTGCGGCCGGACCTGCCAGATCGCGCCCGCCCAAAGCGCCAGCGCCAGCGCATAGCAGAGCGTCACCCCGCCGCGCACGTGCCGCCCCATGGACAGGGCGCTCGACCCGATGCCGATCAGCGCGTCATCCTCCCGGTCCTGCAAGGCGTAGATGGTGTCATAGCCTACCACCCAGAAGATGCAGCCGCCATAGAGCAGCAGGCCCGGCCCCAATGCCGAGAGGGTGAGCGACCCCGCAACTTCGCTCCACCCGACCAGCGCCGCCCAGGAAAAGACCAGACCCAGCCAGATTTGCGGCCAGCCGGTGATCCGCTTCATGAAGGGGTAAGCAGCCACCAGCGCCAGCGACCCCAGCGAAACGGCCTGCGCGTAGAGGTGGAGTTGCAGCAGAACCACCAGCCCGATCAGGCAGAGGGCGAGCAGCCAGACCCAGGCGGTCTTCACCGAAACCGCCCCGCTCGCCAGGGGCCGCGAAGCCGTCCGCGCCACCTGCCGGTCCAGGTCGCGGTCGACGATATCGTTGAACACGCATCCCGCCCCGCGCATGGCGACGCTGCCCAGCAGCAGCCACAGGATCAGCGGCCAGTGCTGCCCTGCCCCGCCCGCCAGCGCCACCGCCCAGGCCCCCGGCCAGAACAGCAGCCACCAGCCGATGGGCCGGTCGAATCGCGCCAGCAAGGCCAGGGCGCGCGGGACATCCGGCAGGCGCGCGACCAGACCGCGCGCTTCGCTGTCGGGAACGATGCTACTTGCCACATTTACTCCGTTCGTCCTGATCTTGTCGAAGGACCGTTCTTCTCTAGAAGGAAAAAAAGGGCTTCGACAGGCTCAGCCCGAACGGATGATGGATTTTTTGATGACCGCAACCCCCGCCTGGCCGCCGCAAAGCGCGCCACGCCTGCATGTCGAGACCCTGCTGGGCGAGGGCGTCGCCGTGCCCGTCGACGGCAATCCGGCGCATTATCTGATCAGCGTCATGCGGGTGAAGCCCGACGATATCGTCCTGCTGTTCGACGGCCGCTCCGGCGAGTGGGCCGCAAAAGCCCGCGACATCCGCAAGCGCGATCTGGTGCTGGAGGTCGTCAGCCAGACCAAAGCGCCGGAGAACGTGCCCGATTTCTGGCTCTGCTGCGCGCCGATCAAGAAGGGGCGGATCGACCTGATCGCGGAAAAGGCCTGCGAACTGGGCGTGGCGAAGCTCCAGCCCGTGCTCACGCGGCGCGCCGTGGTGGACAAGCTGAATTTCGACCGGCTGCACGCCCATCTGGTCGAGGCGGCCGAACAATGCGGCCGCACCGCCCTGCCCGACCTCAGCGACATGGTGAAGCTGGACGCGCTGATCCGGGACTGGCCGGACAATCGCTGGCTTTTCTTTGCGGATGAGACGGGCGGAGAGCCGCTGGCCGATACGCTGAAGGCCCATCCCGGACCCGCGGCCTTCCTGATCGGTCCCGAAGGCGGCTTCGATCCTGCCGAACGAGAGGCCATTCGCGGGGTGGCGAAAGCCGTCCCGGTTTCGCTGGGGCCGCGCATTTTACGCGCCGAAACCGCCGCCATCGCCGCGACCGCCGCGTGGATGACGATCAACGGTGACTGGCGATGAAGGCGCCACATGGCGTCGCCAAATATCGTTTCATTCCGCAATGGGATTGAAGCTGTCATCAACGCAGCTTATTTGAGCGCGGAACGTTGCGCCTTTGACGCGACCGGGGGAAAGATTAAGGCGGGGCATGAGCACCAGAACAGACTCAGGAGGGATCGATCCCATCATCGAGAGCCGCGAGCAACTGATCGCGGCCTTCGCCAAGGGCGCCAAGCCCAAGGACCGATGGCGCATCGGCACGGAACACGAAAAATTCGTCTACAGCCGCAAGGATCATCACGCCCCCAGCTATGACGAGCGCGGCGGCATCCACACGCTGTTGATCGGGTTGACCCGCTATGGCTGGAATCCGGTGTTCGAGGGGGAGAATATCATCGCCCTGTCCGGCGCGGACGGCACCATCAGCCTGGAACCGGCGGGACAACTGGAACTGTCCGGCGCGCCGCTGGAAAATCTGCACCAGACCTGCGCGGAAACCAGCCGCCATCTGGAACAGGTGAAATATGTCGGCGACATGCTGGGCCTGGGCTTCCTGGGCCTGGGCATGTGGCCGGACAAGAGCCGCGAAGAGCTGCCCATCATGCCCAAGGGCCGCTACGACATCATGCTGCGCCATATGCCCCGCGTAGGGTCGCTGGGACTGGACATGATGCTGCGCACCTGCACCATCCAGACCAACCTGGATTATGGCAGCGAGGCGGACATGGTGCAGAAGTTCCGCGTCTCCCTCGCCCTACAGCCGCTGGCGACCGCGCTGTTCGCCAATTCGCCCTTCACGGAGGGCAAGCCCAACGGTTTCCTGTCCTATCGCAGCCATATCTGGTCGGACACCGACCCCGGCCGCACCGGCATGCTGCCCTTCGTGTTCGAGGACGGCTTCGGCTATGAACGCTATGCCGACTATGCGCTCGATGTGCCGATGTATTTCGTCTATCGCGAGGGCCGCTATATCGATGCGGCGGGGCACAGTTTCCGCGACTTCCTCGAAGGCAAGCTGGCCGTGCTTCCCGGCGAGAAGCCGACGGAGAAGGATTGGGAGGACCATCTTTCCACCGCCTTCCCGGAAGTGCGGATGAAGAGCTTCCTGGAGATGCGCGGCGCGGACGGCGGGCCGTGGAACCGCATCTGCGCGCTTCCGGCGCTGTGGGTCGGGCTGCTCTACGACCAAGGCGCGCTCGACGCCGCCTGGGATCTGGTGAAGGGCTGGAGCATGGAGGAACGGCAGATCCTGCGCGATTCCGTGCCGAAACTGGCGTTGGACGCGCCCATCGCAGGCGGGCGCAAGCTGCGCGACATAGCGGGCGAAGTCCTTGACATTGCCCGTAGCGGTCTTTCAGCCCGCGCCCGGCTCAATGCGTCGGGTGACAATGAAACCGGCTATCTCGCTCCGCTGGATGAGATCGTGGCGTCGGGCCAGACCCATGCCGAACGCCTGCTCGCCCGCTACCATGAGGAGTGGAAGGGCGACCTCAGCAAAATCTACGCCGAAGAAAGCTTCTGAAATATATCCTTCTCCCTCGATGGGAGAAGGATAAAACGCTTACTCAGCAGGCTGAACCCCGCCCTCCTGCCGGGCCTTCCGGCCCACGACCCACCCGAAGAAGCGCGGCACCACGCCGTTCCGCTCCATCCAGTCGCTATAGGCCCGGTAATCCGCGTCGGCGCTCAAATGCGCCTCCTCCGTCCTGGCGCGCCAATAATAGACCGCATTGGTCACCCCCAGCAGCGCGCAGTTCCGCACGACGTCGGTCAAGCTTCCCGACACGCTCAGGAACGGCAGCGCCGAAAACCACCAGAACAGATTTTTCGACAAATAGGCCGGATGCCGCGTCCAGCGATAAGGGCCGTGGGTCAAAATCCCCCGGTGCGTCAGGTTGGAAAAGCGCAAGCCAAAGGCCACCGTCGCCCAGGCATAAACCGCCGTCAGCAGCACCAGCCACCCGCCCAACAGCCATTGCAGGACGCCATGCCCCCGCGTCCAGACATCCCACTCCGCCCCGCCCGCATGATAGTCGAGCGGCCCGCCATTCCCCATCAGCACGAAGGGGGGATAGCAGATCAACGCCGCCACCCATCCGGCCAGCAGCGGATTGGCCGTGCGGATATGCGAATCCAGCGGCTTCAACGTCAATATATAGCCCACCGTCGCCATGCAGACGTCGATCATGAACATGACGGCGATCAGGAAACTGGCCAGCGCCACCGGATGGCTGAACGCATCCTCGACCCGCCATGCCACCACGCTGGCGAAATTGCCCGGCACGATCGACAACATGAAGGCCAGGAAAAAGCCCTTCACCGCCCAGGCCCGTGCATGATGCGCCACCTCCGCGCGATCCGCCGCCCCGCCGATCACCCACTGGCCGAAGGCGTAGCTTGCATCCCTGGGTTCGACCAGCCGCCGGTCCAGCCAGATCACATAAGGCACCGACGCCACCAGCAACCAGGGCGCCGCGCCCATGAACAGGTTCATGGAAAAGCGATAATCCCCGCTCCAATACCAGCGCGCGATGCAATAGAAGACCGCGATGGCCAGCCATGTCGCCCAAAGGCCCGCGATCTTGACGATGCTGACGTCCAGCACCGACCGCCAGGGCCGCGCCGGCCCGGTCCAGTCGATCCCGGTCGATGCGCGCCGATGCACCTTGTCGACCAGCAGCGACCACAGCAGCATCGGCACGCCGCAGG encodes the following:
- a CDS encoding methyltransferase family protein, translating into MSDNADPCPKSAVSHGVGMAGLAGLGLWTLVARHYGMDGPNAGFAAVVACGVPMLLWSLLVDKVHRRASTGIDWTGPARPWRSVLDVSIVKIAGLWATWLAIAVFYCIARWYWSGDYRFSMNLFMGAAPWLLVASVPYVIWLDRRLVEPRDASYAFGQWVIGGAADRAEVAHHARAWAVKGFFLAFMLSIVPGNFASVVAWRVEDAFSHPVALASFLIAVMFMIDVCMATVGYILTLKPLDSHIRTANPLLAGWVAALICYPPFVLMGNGGPLDYHAGGAEWDVWTRGHGVLQWLLGGWLVLLTAVYAWATVAFGLRFSNLTHRGILTHGPYRWTRHPAYLSKNLFWWFSALPFLSVSGSLTDVVRNCALLGVTNAVYYWRARTEEAHLSADADYRAYSDWMERNGVVPRFFGWVVGRKARQEGGVQPAE